The following are encoded together in the Bicyclus anynana chromosome 2, ilBicAnyn1.1, whole genome shotgun sequence genome:
- the LOC112044398 gene encoding UBX domain-containing protein 6, translating to MAEKIKNFFKKKKIDAKFKLAGPGHKLSESTISSQSSNHSRREDKIVTRSGLSQESKVAADAALARLQQTRDNPAFNTSLAAIKAQVKKELENENATNSKSEPRESSPKVEIESDVPKNYAASGVFFKCPLISNDILPRDEWKRNIKTFLYEQLEDERGLTACLIIQSCNNNKEKVETCVETLCKYLENIITYPEEEKYQKIRMSNKAFRERVQPIEGSLELLLAAGFTQQKLANAEGVEEDFLVFNQENVPSVESLTTLIEALRSAEPIQLELDRNLQVLLPSQAANKVQLPPSFYALTPEELKKEHQLRAEAIEKSQMLRTKAMREKDELREMRKYKFAIIRIRFPDGILLQGTFSVYERYQDIHDFVQENLEHSGLPFVLNTPTGHKLVEEDDANKTLIDLRLVPATVLTFAWHNSIIEDINRSPNKDVYLKPEVMVLVQEI from the exons ATGGCAGAGAAAATAAAGAACTTCTTCAAAAAGAAGAAGATTGATGCTAAATTCAAGCTCGCTGGGCCGGGACACAAGCTCAGTGAATCTACAATCAGTAGTCAATCATCCAATCATTCTAGGAGGGAGGACAAGATTGTGACAAGGTCAGGGTTGTCACAGGAGAGCAAAGTTGCTGCGGACGCTGCATTGGCAAGACTACAACAGACTAGAGATAATCCAGCCTTCAATACATCATTGGCTGCAATAAAG gcGCAAGTCAAGAAAGAGTTAGAAAACGAAAATGCCACCAACTCTAAATCAGAGCCAAGAGAGTCAAGCCCAAAAGTGGAAATCGAAAGTGATGTGCCCAAAAATTATGCTGCATCAGGAGTGTTCTTCAA ATGCCCCCTAATAAGCAATGATATTCTACCTCGTGATGAATGGAAGAGAAACATCAAAACATTCCTGTATGAACAGTTGGAGGACGAGCGAGGTCTGACTGCATGCCTCATCATACAATCTTGTAATAACAACAAGGAAAAG GTTGAGACGTGTGTGGAAACACTTTGCAAGTATTTGGAGAACATTATCACTTACCCTGAAGAGGAAAAGTATCAGAAAATTCGAATGTCTAACAA AGCCTTCCGTGAAAGAGTGCAGCCTATAGAGGGATCGTTGGAGCTGCTGCTCGCCGCTGGGTTCACGCAACAGAAGTTAGCTAACGCGGAAGGCGTTGAGGAAGACTTTCTGGTGTTCAATCAGGAAAATGTGCCTTCAGTGGAGAGTTTGACA ACTTTAATTGAAGCACTGAGATCAGCAGAACCGATTCAACTGGAGTTAGACAGGAATCTGCAAGTGCTTCTGCCTTCGCAAGCTGCTAACAAAGTTCAACTACCGCCTTCCTTCTATGCCCTCACGCCTGAGGAGCTGAAGAAGGAACATCAGCTTAG GGCTGAAGCAATTGAGAAGAGTCAAATGCTACGCACGAAGGCGATGCGAGAAAAGGACGAGTTGAGGGAGATGCGGAAATACAAGTTTGCGATCATCAGGATCAGGTTCCCTGATGGAATACTATTGCAG GGCACTTTTTCAGTCTACGAACGCTACCAAGATATACACGACTTCGTACAAGAAAACCTCGAGCACAGCGGTCTGCCTTTCGTCCTAAACACACCTACAGGACACAAACTAGTAGAAGAGGATGATGCAAATAAGACCCTTATTGATCTACGTTTAGTACCAGCGACAGTGCTCACATTCGCCTGGCACAATTCCATAATCGAAGACATTAATAGAAGCCCGAACAAAGATGTTTATTTGAAACCAGAAGTCATGGTTTTAGTGCAAGAGATttaa
- the LOC128198707 gene encoding uncharacterized protein LOC128198707, with protein MLQIQGQIYHQAGSLLPYPDADHQFLQIYFIGDENRELDQRCAIVSNTRREIIRELQRFFHQHNALVQLFKIALDRMPTDNHKIVIRADRTPFGEHARRFNAPTIDEVAIVILGDQFQSRDIVLHRRNEQLQRVSELHRSYDALQYPILHWKGDDGYHINIPMIDPRTGLHIQKKVSAMNFYSYRLMIRPQEQNYILKCGKLYHQYIVDMYAKIETERLNYIRFNQAKLRSEEYIHLQDAIANDANVNDIGRLTILPSSYIGSPRHMNEYAQDAMSYVRKYGRPDLFITFTCNPQWDDIKNNLFEGQSTTDRHDITARVFRRKLKALMDLIVKLRVFGEVRCHMYSIEWQKRGLPHAHILIWLVNKITPDQIDNVISGEIPDQTVDPELFDVVVKNMIHGPCGELNMNSPCMIDGKCSKRYPRQLTSDTITGNDGYPLYRRRSPNDNGKTATIRMRNQDVEVDNRWVVPYCPLLSKIFKAHINVEYCNSVKSIKYICKYVNKGSDMAVFGVAGDNRNDEITQYQLGRYISSNEAVWRILSFPMHERHPVVVHLAVHLENGQRIYFNEANALERAAHPPATTLTAFFKLCETDTFARNLLYSEVPQYYTWNVSSKKFQRRKQGTAVDGHSGIFKTDAIGRMYTVHPNNAECFYLRLLLVNVNGPKSFQELRTVDGHLCQTYREACQLLHLLEDDAHWDSTLNDASTSAHPQQIRMLFAIILSTCMPSNPLELWNKYKNYMAEDILIRMRHHARNPDLLITLEMCNEALIIIEDICLTIANKALVQLGMTAPNRPMHDLFDRELQREQEFNCNDLRLFVQSNITKLNIQQKHVYDTIMQAVSNNAGGLYFLDAPGGTGKTFVISLILATIRSDQKIALALASSGIAATLLEGGRTAHSALKLPLNVQVIETPTCNISRNSAMAKVLRLTSIILWDECTMANKKSLEAFNRTMQDLRGNQQLFGGALILLSGDFRQTLPVIPRSTPADEINACLKSSVLWRYLQKLTLNINMRVHLQNDPAAHEFSKQLLEIGDGKIQIDRTNGLIAVPNNFCTIAQSIDELIECVFPNIVQNYRNHDWLTERAILAPKNIHVNAINFQIQAKLPGVVTKYKSIDSVMNQDEAMNYPIEFLNSLEPAGMPPHCLNLKVGSSIILLRNINPPKLCNGTRLAVKKLLPNLIEATILTGKSKGEVVLIPRIPMIPTDMPFEFKRLQYPVRLSFAMSINKAQGQTLHVCGVNLEEHCFSHGQLYVACSRVGTPSRLFIYAQNGKTKNIVYPNVLD; from the exons ATGTTACAGATTCAGGGCCAGATTTATCATCAAGCTGGTTCGTTATTGCCATACCCCGACGCTGATCATCAAtttttgcaaatttattttattggtgaTGAAAATCGTGAATTGGATCAACGTTGTGCAATTGTTTCGAATACAAGACGAGAAATTATTCGTGAGCTACAAAGGTTTTTCCATCAGCATAACGCATTAGTTCAATTGTTTAAAATTGCTCTCGATCGTATGCCAACTGATAATCACAAAATCGTAATAAGAGCTGATAGAACACCTTTTGGAGAGCATGCAAGGCGATTTAATGCACCAACAATTGATGAGGTTGCAATTGTAATTCTTGGTGATCAGTTTCAATCCCGTGATATTGTACTTCATCGTAGAAATGAGCAATTGCAACGTGTTTCGGAACTTCATCGTAGTTACGATGCATTACAGTACCCAATATTGCATTGGAAAGGTGACGATGGTTACCATATCAATATACCAATGATTGATCCACGAACAG gTCTACATATACAGAAAAAAGTTAGTGCCATGAATTTTTATTCGTATCGATTGATGATTCGTCCACAAGAACAAaattatatcttaaaatgtgGTAAACTATATCATCAGTACATCGTTGATATGTATGCCAAAATAGAGACTGAACGTCTTAATTATATTCGTTTCAACCAAGCAAAATTAAGATCCGAAGAATATATTCATTTGCAAGATGCGATAGCGAATGATGCTAATGTTAATGACATCGGACGTTTAACTATATTGCCATCTTCGTATATTGGTAGCCCACGGCATATGAACGAATATGCACAAGACGCAATGTCTTATGTACGAAAATACGGTCGACCGGATCTGTTCATTACATTTACATGTAATCCGCAGTGGGATGACATCAAGAACAATTTATTTGAAGGCCAGTCGACAACTGATCGTCATGACATTACAGCACGTGTTTTTCGGCGAAAATTGAAAGCACTTATGGATTTAATTGTGAAATTACGTGTATTTGGAGAGGTGCGTTGCCATATGTACTCCATCGAATGGCAAAAAAGGGGATTGCCGCACGCACATATATTAATTTGGctggtaaataaaataactccgGATCAAATCGATAACGTTATATCAGGTGAAATTCCTGATCAAACTGTTGATCCTGAGTTATTTGATGTTGTCGTTAAAAACATGATACATGGTCCGTGCGGTGAACTAAATATGAATTCGCCATGTATGATTGATGGAAAGTGTTCGAAACGATACCCAAGACAATTGACTTCAGACACAATAACGGGCAATGACGGATATCCGTTGTATAGACGTAGATCACCTAATGATAATGGCAAAACGGCAACCATTAGAATGCGTAACCAGGACGTTGAAGTTGATAATCGTTGGGTGGTTCCGTATTGTCCATTATTATCGAAAATATTCAAGGCTCATATAAATGTGGAGTATTGTAATTCAGTCAaatccattaaatatatttgcaaGTATGTAAATAAAGGGAGCGATATGGCTGTTTTCGGTGTAGCTGGTGATAATAGAAATGATGAAATTACTCAGTATCAACTGGGGCGCTATATTAGTAGTAATGAAGCTGTCTGGAGGATTCTGTCGTTTCCAATGCACGAAAGACATCCTGTGGTTGTTCACTTAGCTGTGCATCTTGAGAATGGCcaacgtatttattttaatgaagcaAATGCATTGGAAAGAGCAGCACACCCACCAGCGACTACGTTGACAGCTTTTTTCAAATTATGCGAAACTGATACATTTGCTAGAAATTTGTTATATTCCGAAGTGCCTCAGTACTATACATGGAATGTGTcttcaaaaaaatttcaaagacGTAAACAAGGAACAGCAGTCGATGGGCATTCAGGCATTTTCAAAACAGATGCAATTGGGAGAATGTATACAGTACATCCAAACAATGCTGAGTGTTTTTATTTGCGATTGCTATTAGTTAACGTCAATGGCCCAAAATCATTTCAAGAATTAAGGACAGTCGACGGTCATTTGTGTCAAACATATCGTGAAGCATGTCAACTCTTGCATTTGTTGGAGGATGATGCACATTGGGATTCAACACTTAATGATGCATCTACGTCAGCTCATCCACAACAAATACGAATGCTATTTGCCATTATATTATCGACATGTATGCCATCAAATCCACTTGAATTAtggaacaaatataaaaattatatggcagaagatattttaattcGTATGCGTCATCATGCAAGAAATCCTGATTTGTTGATTACCTTGGAAATGTGCAACGAagctttgataataattgaagaTATATGTCTAACGATTGCAAATAAAGCATTAGTACAATTGGGTATGACCGCACCAAATCGTCCCATGCATGATTTGTTTGATCGTGAATTGCAACGTGAGCAGGAATTCAACTGTAATGATTTGCGTTTATTTGTACAATCGAATATaaccaaattaaatattcaGCAAAAACATGTATATGATACAATCATGCAAGCCGTTTCCAATAATGCAGGTGGATTATATTTTTTGGATGCACCTGGTGGCACAGGTAAAACGTTCGTTATATCATTGATTTTAGCGACTATTCGATCAGATCAGAAAATTGCACTAGCACTTGCATCTTCGGGAATTGCTGCTACATTATTAGAAGGTGGTCGGACCGCACACTCTGCATTAAAATTGCCATTGAATGTACAGGTGATTGAAACTCCAACTTGCAATATATCGAGAAATTCTGCTATGGCAAAAGTTCTGCGATTAACGTCAATTATTTTATGGGATGAGTGTACAATGGCGAATAAAAAATCACTAGAAGCATTCAATCGAACAATGCAAGATTTACGTGGTAATCAACAGCTTTTTGGTGGTGCTTTGATATTACTTTCAGGGGATTTTCGTCAAACATTGCCTGTCATTCCTCGATCAACTCCTGCTGATGAAATAAATGCCTGCTTGAAGTCATCAGTTCTTTGGAGATATCTACAAAAATTGACACTAAACATTAATATGCGTGTTCACCTACAAAATGATCCAGCTGCCCATGAGTTCTCAAAACAATTGTTAGAAATTGGTGACGGCAAAATACAAATCGACAGAACCAACGGATTGATCGCTGTACCGAACAATTTTTGTACAATTGCGCAATCGATAGATGAATTGATTGAATGTGTTTTTCCGAATATTGTTCAGAATTACAGAAATCATGATTGGTTGACAGAACGCGCCATTTTAGCACCGAAAAACATTCATGTCAAtgcaattaattttcaaattcaagcgAAACTGCCAGGCGTAGTCACgaaatataaatcaattgacAGTGTTATGAATCAAGATGAGGCAATGAATTAtccaattgaatttttaaattcattggaGCCGGCTGGTATGCCACCGCATTGCTTGAATCTGAAAGTTGGTTCTTCGATTATATTATTGCGAAATATTAATCCACCAAAACTGTGTAACGGAACAAGATTGGCAGTGAAAAAGTTATTGCCAAATTTGATTGAAGCTACGATCTTAACTGGTAAATCAAAAGGAGAAGTTGTTTTGATACCGCGTATACCTATGATTCCAACTGATATGCCTTTTGAGTTCAAACGTTTACAATATCCTGTGCGTTTATCATTTGCGATGTCCATCAACAAGGCCCAAGGTCAAACACTTCACGTTTGTGGTGTGAATTTGGAGGAACATTGTTTTTCACATGGCCAGTTATATGTTGCCTGTTCCAGAGTCGGTACCCCCAgccgtttgtttatttatgctcaaaatggaaaaacaaaaaatattgtttatccaAATGTTTTGGATTAA